From Alteromonas australica, one genomic window encodes:
- the smrB gene encoding endonuclease SmrB, whose protein sequence is MKTFKKELKAFKKQISDPKSNTETQGQTEDETFSFADAMQGVKPLTQDKVEPDKRVELFEKSQQVSGRNIKHSKQLAASFHFSDMYQAALPQEGPMRFCQEGESTHILKQLRRGDYSPEMTLDLHGLTREMAKAELAALIHTARKESVDCVCVMHGFGQGVLKAALPHYLVQHPHVRAFHQAPQEYGGQAALLVLINMPRQNHQR, encoded by the coding sequence ATGAAAACGTTTAAAAAAGAACTCAAGGCCTTTAAAAAGCAAATTTCTGATCCTAAATCGAACACAGAAACCCAAGGCCAAACTGAGGATGAGACATTTTCATTTGCCGATGCCATGCAAGGGGTTAAGCCCTTAACCCAAGATAAAGTAGAGCCAGATAAGCGGGTTGAACTGTTTGAAAAGTCACAGCAGGTATCTGGTCGAAATATAAAGCACAGCAAGCAATTGGCCGCGAGTTTCCACTTTTCTGATATGTACCAAGCTGCTTTGCCTCAAGAGGGGCCCATGCGCTTTTGCCAAGAAGGTGAATCCACCCACATTTTAAAGCAATTGCGACGGGGCGATTACTCCCCCGAAATGACGCTGGATTTACACGGGTTAACCCGAGAGATGGCAAAAGCAGAATTAGCCGCACTCATTCATACCGCAAGAAAAGAATCGGTAGATTGTGTTTGTGTGATGCATGGATTTGGTCAGGGCGTATTGAAAGCCGCTCTACCCCATTATCTTGTTCAGCACCCACATGTTCGTGCTTTTCACCAAGCTCCGCAAGAATACGGCGGCCAAGCTGCGCTTTTGGTACTTATCAATATGCCGCGCCAAAACCATCAACGTTAG
- a CDS encoding YeaH/YhbH family protein, with product MAHFIDRRLNSKGKSTVNRQRFLKRYKQQIKRAVSDAVGNRSVTDLDTGEKISIPTRDISEPIFHTGKGGKRETVHPGNDQFVAGDKINRPPSGQGQGAGEGDASNDGEGQDEFVFSISKDEYLDLLFDDLALPNLKKSQFDKIVQHETYRAGYQTDGVPSNLDIVRSLKGAVARRIALTASDRRQLRELEAQQNALEEEHQTHTPHYAELCHQIAQLSAKIKKVPFIDTFDLRFKNYDKRPVPTSKAVMFCLMDVSGSMDQATKDMAKRFYILLYLFLTRTYENVEVVYIRHHTQAKEVDEQEFFYSQETGGTIVSSALKLMNEIVQERYQDSDWNIYAAQASDGDNWADDSPFCSELLSKDILPSLRYYAYIEITERQHQSLWREYEKVAQSFDNFVCKHIQSQSDIYPVFRELFKRTEQSNTQGA from the coding sequence ATGGCGCATTTTATTGACAGAAGGCTCAATAGCAAAGGGAAGAGTACCGTAAACCGACAGCGCTTTTTAAAACGCTACAAACAGCAAATTAAGCGCGCGGTTTCCGATGCAGTTGGTAATCGTTCAGTTACCGATCTTGATACCGGGGAGAAAATCAGTATTCCCACCCGGGATATTTCTGAACCCATTTTTCATACAGGTAAAGGGGGTAAAAGAGAAACCGTTCACCCTGGAAATGACCAATTTGTAGCGGGCGATAAAATTAATCGCCCCCCGTCGGGTCAGGGCCAAGGAGCGGGAGAAGGTGATGCCAGTAACGATGGCGAAGGGCAAGACGAATTTGTTTTTTCAATTTCAAAAGACGAATATTTGGATTTACTCTTCGATGACTTAGCCCTGCCCAATTTGAAAAAGAGTCAATTCGACAAAATTGTTCAACACGAAACCTATCGCGCGGGCTACCAAACCGATGGCGTCCCTTCTAACCTAGACATTGTTCGTTCTTTAAAAGGCGCGGTAGCGCGTCGTATTGCCCTCACCGCCAGCGACAGACGTCAATTGCGTGAACTTGAAGCACAGCAAAATGCATTAGAAGAAGAACATCAAACCCATACGCCCCACTATGCTGAATTATGCCACCAAATTGCACAGCTTAGTGCGAAGATTAAGAAGGTGCCCTTCATAGATACCTTCGATCTTAGGTTCAAAAATTACGATAAGCGACCGGTACCTACCAGCAAAGCTGTGATGTTTTGCTTAATGGATGTTTCAGGCTCGATGGATCAAGCCACAAAAGACATGGCAAAACGCTTTTACATATTACTTTATCTCTTTTTAACGCGAACCTATGAGAATGTTGAAGTGGTTTATATTCGGCATCACACACAAGCGAAAGAAGTGGATGAACAAGAGTTTTTCTACTCCCAAGAAACCGGCGGCACCATAGTATCTAGCGCACTTAAACTGATGAATGAGATTGTGCAAGAACGCTATCAGGATAGCGACTGGAATATTTATGCTGCACAAGCTTCTGATGGCGACAACTGGGCCGATGACTCTCCTTTCTGTAGCGAATTATTGAGCAAGGATATTTTGCCGAGCTTACGCTATTACGCTTACATAGAAATTACTGAACGCCAGCATCAGAGCTTATGGCGGGAGTATGAAAAGGTCGCCCAATCTTTCGATAATTTTGTGTGTAAGCACATTCAATCACAGAGCGATATTTACCCCGTATTTAGAGAGCTATTTAAGCGTACAGAGCAATCGAATACGCAAGGAGCTTAA
- a CDS encoding MFS transporter, which translates to MSINNRNLIVLALTYWLYFGQLGVLVPYLGIFLDGRGFSSAEIGELFAVITLARILGPGIWANVADKTGNALGVLRLGTFLTVLTFSSVFYFSGFWGLTLSFGLMMMFWTAVLPQLEVITMQAVSKSKANYGQIRLWGSVGFICLTIAVGKALDVYSTDTPVVVSIGVLACLFLITLFISAPGAASKAEAAPGHIWQYMRQRPFAVFIFASVCLQISFGAYYGFFALYLRDLGYSGQQTGLFIALGVLAEVGIFLIAGRLIRTYGVWNLLFASIALTAIRWFALGVMAESATVIFISQLVHALSFGLTHAVSVHFIHQYLPSSFHSRGQAVYISVAFGFGGALGNYMAGQQWQQGTNAFETFTTAAIFAAVGALSLLLCAKKAFDEQKNT; encoded by the coding sequence GTGTCCATAAACAACCGTAATCTTATTGTGCTAGCGCTCACCTACTGGCTGTATTTTGGTCAATTGGGCGTGCTCGTGCCCTATCTTGGTATTTTTCTAGACGGTAGAGGGTTTTCTTCTGCGGAAATTGGTGAGCTGTTTGCTGTTATCACATTAGCGCGAATTCTTGGCCCGGGAATATGGGCAAATGTTGCTGATAAAACCGGTAACGCGTTAGGTGTGCTCAGGCTCGGCACTTTTCTCACGGTGCTTACTTTCTCCTCGGTATTCTATTTTTCTGGGTTTTGGGGGTTAACACTTTCCTTTGGTTTAATGATGATGTTTTGGACCGCAGTGTTACCTCAGCTGGAAGTGATCACCATGCAAGCCGTGTCTAAGAGCAAGGCCAATTATGGTCAAATTCGTCTGTGGGGCAGTGTCGGCTTTATCTGCTTAACTATTGCGGTGGGCAAGGCGTTAGACGTGTATTCCACCGACACGCCAGTGGTGGTGAGTATCGGCGTTTTAGCGTGTTTGTTTCTGATCACGCTTTTTATCTCCGCCCCTGGGGCTGCATCGAAAGCTGAAGCTGCACCGGGTCACATATGGCAGTATATGCGGCAGCGTCCTTTCGCCGTATTCATTTTTGCTTCGGTATGTCTACAAATATCCTTTGGCGCCTATTATGGTTTTTTTGCTCTGTATTTGCGGGATTTAGGCTACAGCGGCCAACAAACAGGCCTCTTTATCGCCCTGGGTGTTTTAGCTGAGGTGGGAATATTTTTAATAGCAGGTCGTTTAATACGCACATACGGTGTTTGGAATCTTCTTTTTGCCAGTATCGCCCTAACAGCAATACGTTGGTTTGCATTAGGGGTTATGGCTGAATCAGCCACGGTTATTTTTATTAGTCAGTTAGTGCATGCGCTCAGTTTTGGGTTAACCCATGCGGTGTCGGTGCATTTTATCCATCAGTACTTACCTTCTTCTTTTCATAGCCGTGGGCAGGCGGTATATATCAGTGTGGCGTTTGGTTTTGGCGGTGCATTGGGAAATTACATGGCTGGCCAACAGTGGCAGCAGGGCACAAATGCATTTGAAACATTCACAACCGCGGCGATATTTGCAGCGGTAGGGGCACTGTCGCTCTTGCTATGTGCTAAAAAAGCATTCGATGAACAAAAAAACACATAA
- a CDS encoding PrkA family serine protein kinase: MGIFEHYQSRYEERKQEEFSIQEFLDICKSDAMAYANAAERLLKAIGEPNMVDTSTDPALSRIFSNRVISRYPAFNEFYGMEEAIEQIVSYLKHAAQGLEERKQILYLLGPVGGGKSSLAEKLKALMQQVPIYILKGSPVNDHPFCLFDAQEDGHLLEQEYGIPSRYLKTIMSPWARKRLHEFNGDITQFKVVRVYPSVLDQVGIAKTEPGDENNQDISALVGKVDIRRLEQFAQNDPDAYSYSGSLCKANQGLMEFVEMFKAPIKVLHPLLTATQEGNYNPTEGFSALPFDGLILAHSNESEWQTFRNNKNNEAFLDRVYIVKVPYCLRVSEEIKIYQKLLDSSELSGAPCAPDTLACLAQFTVLSRLKEPENSSIFSKMRVYDGESLKDTDPKAKSYQEYRDYAGVDEGMEGLSTRFAFKILSRVFNFDHQEVAANPVHLFYVLERQIEREQFPQEISEQYLEHLKGFLIPKYVEFIGKEIQTAYLESYSEYGQNLFDRYVTYADFWIQDQEYRDPETGQLFDRGSLNAELEKTEKPAGISNPKDFRNEIVNFVLRARANNGGKNPAWTSYEKLRTVIEKKMFSNTEDLLPVISFNTKGSAEEQKKHDDFVNRMTEKGYTQKQVRLLCEWYLRVRKAS, translated from the coding sequence ATGGGTATCTTCGAACATTATCAAAGTCGCTACGAAGAGCGAAAGCAGGAAGAGTTCAGCATCCAAGAGTTCCTAGATATTTGCAAGTCAGATGCTATGGCTTATGCAAATGCTGCGGAACGTTTACTCAAAGCCATTGGTGAACCTAACATGGTGGACACCTCCACCGATCCTGCGCTGAGTCGCATCTTTTCTAATCGCGTTATTTCACGCTATCCAGCGTTCAATGAATTCTATGGAATGGAAGAAGCCATTGAACAAATTGTGTCGTATTTAAAACATGCCGCCCAAGGGTTAGAAGAGCGAAAGCAAATTCTGTATTTGCTTGGTCCTGTAGGCGGGGGGAAGTCGTCACTCGCTGAAAAGCTCAAAGCATTAATGCAGCAAGTGCCTATTTATATATTGAAAGGCTCTCCGGTTAATGATCATCCTTTCTGCCTTTTCGACGCGCAAGAAGATGGTCACCTACTAGAGCAGGAATATGGCATCCCTTCCCGCTACCTAAAAACAATTATGTCGCCTTGGGCGCGCAAGCGCTTGCATGAATTTAATGGCGACATCACACAATTCAAAGTGGTTAGGGTTTACCCTTCCGTGTTGGATCAAGTTGGTATCGCTAAGACAGAGCCTGGAGATGAAAACAACCAAGATATTTCGGCGCTTGTCGGCAAGGTAGATATTCGTCGATTAGAGCAGTTTGCTCAAAATGATCCTGATGCATACAGTTACTCAGGCTCGTTGTGTAAAGCCAACCAAGGGTTGATGGAATTTGTAGAGATGTTTAAGGCACCTATTAAAGTGCTCCATCCTTTATTAACAGCAACACAAGAAGGCAACTATAACCCGACAGAAGGCTTTTCGGCGCTTCCATTTGACGGGCTTATTCTCGCTCATTCAAACGAGTCAGAATGGCAGACATTCAGAAATAATAAAAACAACGAGGCATTTTTAGACCGTGTCTATATTGTCAAAGTGCCTTATTGCTTGCGAGTAAGCGAAGAAATCAAAATATACCAAAAATTGCTTGATAGCAGCGAGCTCAGTGGTGCGCCCTGTGCCCCCGATACACTCGCATGTTTGGCGCAATTTACCGTGTTGTCTCGCCTAAAAGAGCCAGAAAACTCCAGCATTTTTTCTAAAATGCGGGTGTACGATGGCGAAAGCCTTAAAGACACCGACCCTAAAGCCAAATCGTACCAAGAGTACCGCGATTATGCTGGTGTCGATGAAGGTATGGAGGGGCTGTCCACCCGTTTCGCATTTAAGATTTTGTCGCGTGTATTCAACTTCGATCATCAAGAAGTGGCTGCCAACCCCGTTCATCTTTTTTATGTGCTTGAACGACAAATAGAAAGGGAGCAATTCCCGCAAGAAATTAGCGAGCAGTATTTAGAACACCTTAAAGGGTTCCTGATACCTAAGTATGTTGAGTTTATTGGTAAAGAAATTCAAACCGCCTATTTAGAATCTTACTCTGAGTATGGACAAAACTTATTTGATCGCTATGTCACCTATGCTGATTTTTGGATACAAGACCAGGAATATCGCGATCCAGAAACGGGGCAACTGTTTGACAGAGGCTCATTAAATGCAGAATTGGAGAAAACTGAAAAGCCCGCGGGTATCAGCAATCCCAAAGATTTTAGAAATGAAATCGTTAACTTTGTACTGAGAGCAAGGGCCAATAACGGTGGTAAAAACCCAGCGTGGACAAGTTACGAAAAATTGAGAACCGTGATTGAGAAAAAAATGTTCTCTAACACCGAAGACCTACTACCGGTTATTTCCTTTAACACCAAAGGTTCTGCTGAAGAGCAGAAAAAGCATGATGATTTCGTTAATCGCATGACAGAAAAAGGCTACACCCAAAAGCAAGTCAGGCTTTTATGTGAATGGTATCTGCGGGTGCGTAAGGCGTCGTAA
- a CDS encoding SpoVR family protein, with product MAVFPTYKSNPSDLPLSQSAHKLSDGPDWSFPLLEQYEAEIDRIAKDFKLDTYPNQIEVITAEQMMDAYASIGMPLNYTHWSFGKKFIQTEQQYRRGHMGLAYEIVINSNPCIAYLMEENTITMQALVMAHACYGHNSFFKGNYLFKTWTDAGSIIDYLVFAKNYIAKCEQKYGIEEVESILDSCHALMNYGVDRYKRPQKISLQEERNRQQERESYLQSQVNELWRTLPDSPQHKQKTSHRFPKEPQENLLYFIEKNAPLLEPWQREIVRIVRKVSQYFYPQKQTQVMNEGWACFWHYHILNKMYDERLVSDRFMMEFLHSHSSVVMQPEYNSPYYSGINPYALGFAMFMDIKRVCQNPTDEDYTYLPSIAGKDWLETVHFAMENFKDESFISQFLSPKLMRDFKLFAVEDDSQSDHLRVSAIHDGRGYQMLREKLSAQYNLSNLEPNIQVYGVDIRGDRSLTLRYIAQNNVPLAESKDEVMRHLHRLWKFDVILEQEMSDGSVKRLSHCRRPTN from the coding sequence ATGGCTGTGTTCCCCACCTATAAAAGCAACCCGTCTGACCTTCCACTTAGCCAGAGCGCCCACAAATTAAGCGACGGACCAGACTGGTCGTTTCCCTTGCTTGAGCAATACGAAGCTGAAATCGACCGTATTGCAAAAGACTTCAAACTGGATACCTACCCCAATCAAATAGAGGTGATTACTGCCGAACAAATGATGGATGCCTACGCCAGTATTGGTATGCCGCTAAATTATACGCATTGGTCTTTTGGGAAAAAGTTTATACAAACCGAGCAACAGTACCGCCGCGGGCACATGGGATTAGCCTATGAGATTGTGATTAACTCAAACCCCTGTATTGCCTATTTAATGGAAGAAAATACCATTACTATGCAAGCACTGGTTATGGCACACGCCTGTTATGGCCACAATTCCTTCTTCAAAGGCAATTATTTATTTAAAACGTGGACCGATGCTGGTTCTATCATCGACTACCTTGTATTTGCTAAAAATTACATTGCTAAATGCGAGCAAAAATATGGCATAGAAGAAGTTGAAAGTATTTTAGATTCTTGTCATGCACTGATGAATTACGGTGTTGATAGGTATAAACGGCCTCAGAAAATTTCCTTGCAAGAAGAGAGAAATCGCCAGCAAGAAAGGGAGAGTTACTTACAATCACAAGTGAATGAACTTTGGAGAACCTTACCGGACTCTCCTCAACACAAGCAAAAAACGTCCCATCGCTTTCCAAAAGAGCCCCAAGAAAATCTGCTCTACTTCATTGAAAAGAATGCGCCTTTGCTAGAGCCATGGCAGCGGGAAATCGTACGCATCGTGCGAAAGGTTTCACAATACTTTTATCCGCAAAAGCAGACACAAGTTATGAACGAGGGTTGGGCGTGCTTCTGGCATTACCACATACTTAATAAAATGTATGACGAACGCTTGGTGAGCGACCGCTTCATGATGGAGTTTTTACATAGCCACTCAAGTGTGGTCATGCAGCCTGAATACAACAGCCCATATTATTCAGGGATTAACCCCTATGCTCTGGGTTTCGCTATGTTTATGGACATTAAACGGGTGTGCCAAAACCCTACGGACGAAGACTATACTTACTTGCCCTCTATCGCAGGAAAAGACTGGCTAGAGACAGTGCACTTTGCGATGGAAAACTTTAAGGATGAAAGCTTTATTAGCCAATTTTTGTCCCCTAAGCTCATGCGAGATTTCAAACTATTTGCGGTAGAAGATGACAGTCAAAGTGATCATTTACGGGTGTCAGCCATTCATGATGGACGTGGCTACCAAATGCTTAGAGAGAAGCTTTCCGCACAATATAACCTAAGTAATTTGGAGCCAAACATTCAGGTTTACGGCGTTGATATTCGGGGTGACCGCTCACTAACTCTAAGATACATCGCACAAAACAACGTTCCCTTAGCGGAGTCTAAGGATGAAGTGATGCGCCATTTACATCGTCTTTGGAAATTTGATGTTATTCTAGAGCAAGAAATGAGTGATGGCAGTGTCAAGCGACTTTCACATTGTCGCCGCCCAACCAATTAA
- the aroC gene encoding chorismate synthase, whose amino-acid sequence MSGNSFGKLFTVTTFGESHGIAIGGVVDGCPPGLEITEEDLQVDLDRRKPGTSRYTTARREDDEVQILSGVFEGKTTGTSIGLLIKNKDQRSQDYGNIKDRFRPGHADYTYDQKYGSRDYRGGGRSSARETAIRVAAGGIAKKYLKEVHGIEVLGYLSELGPIAVDKVDHSVTNTNPFFCPDESKLEALDEYMRDLKKSGDSIGAKVSVVAKNVPVGLGEPVFDRLDAEIAHAMMGINAVKGVEIGDGFDVINQKGSEHRDTLTPEGFSSNHAGGVLGGISTGQDIEVHMALKPTSSISVPGKTINKDNEEIDIVTKGRHDPCVGIRAVPIAEAMLAIVLMDHLLRHRAQNAGVSSSTRAIPGQA is encoded by the coding sequence ATGTCAGGTAACAGCTTCGGAAAACTTTTCACTGTAACCACATTTGGTGAAAGCCACGGCATTGCCATTGGCGGTGTGGTTGACGGTTGCCCTCCGGGCCTTGAAATTACTGAAGAGGATCTTCAGGTCGATTTAGACAGACGTAAACCGGGGACATCTCGCTATACCACGGCGCGTAGAGAAGATGACGAAGTACAAATATTATCTGGCGTGTTTGAAGGAAAAACCACGGGTACCAGTATCGGTCTTTTAATTAAAAATAAAGACCAGCGCAGTCAAGACTACGGGAATATCAAAGACCGCTTTCGCCCCGGCCATGCAGATTACACTTACGACCAAAAATACGGTAGCCGTGATTACCGTGGTGGTGGGCGTTCATCGGCGCGTGAAACCGCAATTCGGGTTGCCGCTGGGGGCATAGCGAAAAAATATCTCAAGGAAGTTCATGGTATTGAAGTACTGGGTTATTTGTCTGAATTGGGCCCTATTGCCGTAGACAAGGTCGACCATAGCGTCACAAATACCAATCCATTCTTTTGTCCTGATGAAAGTAAATTAGAGGCGTTAGATGAATACATGCGCGACCTTAAAAAGTCGGGCGATAGCATTGGTGCGAAAGTATCAGTGGTCGCGAAAAATGTACCGGTAGGCCTAGGCGAACCTGTATTTGATAGACTAGATGCTGAAATTGCCCACGCCATGATGGGCATTAACGCTGTTAAGGGCGTGGAAATTGGTGATGGCTTTGACGTCATAAATCAAAAAGGCAGTGAGCATCGCGATACTCTGACACCTGAAGGGTTTTCTTCTAATCATGCAGGTGGCGTACTTGGCGGTATTTCCACAGGGCAAGATATTGAAGTACACATGGCACTAAAGCCCACGTCGAGTATTTCAGTGCCGGGTAAAACCATTAATAAAGACAATGAAGAAATCGATATTGTCACCAAAGGTCGCCACGATCCATGCGTAGGAATTCGTGCAGTACCTATTGCAGAAGCCATGCTGGCAATTGTATTGATGGACCATCTACTTCGCCATAGAGCGCAAAATGCTGGGGTAAGTTCGTCCACTAGGGCTATTCCCGGTCAAGCATAA
- a CDS encoding DUF3149 domain-containing protein encodes MMWAMIKDPVVWGSLLGIGIIVGMMVYYTYLFMHNSADQSK; translated from the coding sequence ATGATGTGGGCAATGATTAAAGACCCTGTGGTTTGGGGATCGCTATTAGGTATAGGCATTATTGTAGGTATGATGGTGTATTACACCTATCTTTTCATGCACAACAGCGCCGACCAAAGTAAGTAA
- the prmB gene encoding 50S ribosomal protein L3 N(5)-glutamine methyltransferase, translated as MTDKFYLEEAIEDLHTLLDMTRWATSRFNDAALYFGHGTDNAWDEATSLVMQALHLPHPLLEQVGESVLASRLTKSEREKIAELVLKRVQTRMPLPYITNEAWFCGMPFYVDERVLIPRSPFAELIQNEFAPFVEASPSSILDMCTGGGCIAIALAHAYPDAQVDAVDISSDALEVADINIQEHGLSHRVYPIQSDLFASLTGQKYDLIVSNPPYVDAEDMADLPDEYHHEPELALAAGEDGLELVDIMLREAPTYLNDGGWLFVEVGNSEVHMNHRFPGLEVIWLAFENGGSGIFAVGKDTLVTYFSSKD; from the coding sequence ATGACCGATAAGTTTTACCTAGAAGAAGCCATTGAAGATCTACATACCTTGCTAGATATGACGCGATGGGCGACCAGCCGTTTTAATGATGCGGCCCTGTATTTTGGTCATGGTACAGATAACGCGTGGGATGAAGCCACCAGCCTTGTGATGCAGGCGCTGCATTTGCCTCATCCTCTTTTGGAACAAGTTGGAGAAAGCGTACTTGCTTCACGTTTAACCAAAAGTGAGCGGGAAAAAATAGCCGAACTTGTGCTAAAACGTGTACAAACCCGCATGCCACTTCCCTACATCACTAACGAAGCGTGGTTCTGCGGAATGCCCTTCTATGTTGATGAACGGGTACTTATTCCTCGTTCTCCTTTTGCCGAACTCATTCAAAACGAATTTGCGCCTTTTGTGGAAGCTTCACCCTCCAGTATCCTAGATATGTGTACAGGAGGTGGGTGTATAGCTATCGCCTTAGCGCATGCATATCCAGATGCACAGGTTGATGCGGTAGATATTAGCTCCGATGCTTTAGAAGTGGCAGATATCAATATCCAAGAGCATGGGCTAAGCCATCGTGTTTACCCTATTCAGTCAGATCTTTTTGCGAGTTTAACGGGGCAAAAGTACGACCTTATTGTGTCTAACCCTCCGTACGTTGACGCAGAAGACATGGCTGATTTGCCTGATGAATATCATCACGAGCCGGAACTCGCACTGGCAGCTGGGGAAGATGGGTTAGAATTGGTGGATATCATGCTGCGAGAAGCACCCACTTACCTCAATGATGGTGGCTGGCTATTCGTAGAAGTCGGCAATAGCGAAGTGCACATGAACCATAGATTCCCTGGTTTAGAGGTTATCTGGTTAGCATTTGAAAACGGTGGTTCAGGTATCTTTGCCGTGGGCAAAGACACACTCGTAACGTATTTTAGTAGTAAGGATTAA
- the sodB gene encoding superoxide dismutase [Fe]: protein MAFELPALPYEKNALEPHISSETLDYHYGKHHATYVTKLNGLVEGTDMESKSLEEIIKSSEGGVFNNAAQVWNHTFYWHCLSPNGGGEPTGDLAEAINAKWGSFADFQAAFNDKAVNNFGSSWTWLVKTADGSLDIVNTSNAETPISGEEYTPVLTVDLWEHAYYIDYRNARPKYLENFWALVNWEFGNENFAK from the coding sequence ATGGCTTTTGAACTACCAGCATTACCATACGAAAAAAATGCACTTGAACCGCATATCTCTTCTGAGACGCTGGACTACCACTATGGCAAGCATCACGCAACCTATGTAACTAAGCTAAATGGCTTAGTTGAAGGTACAGACATGGAAAGCAAAAGCCTTGAAGAAATTATCAAGTCTTCTGAAGGTGGTGTATTTAACAATGCGGCGCAAGTATGGAACCACACGTTCTACTGGCACTGCCTAAGCCCAAATGGCGGCGGTGAGCCAACTGGCGACCTAGCTGAAGCTATTAACGCTAAATGGGGCTCGTTTGCAGACTTCCAAGCAGCGTTTAACGACAAAGCAGTTAATAACTTTGGCTCAAGCTGGACTTGGCTTGTTAAAACAGCAGACGGTAGCCTAGACATTGTTAATACTAGCAATGCAGAAACGCCTATCTCTGGCGAAGAATACACACCTGTATTGACGGTTGACCTTTGGGAACACGCTTACTACATCGATTACCGTAATGCGCGTCCTAAGTACCTAGAAAACTTCTGGGCATTAGTTAACTGGGAATTTGGTAACGAAAACTTCGCTAAGTAA
- a CDS encoding Grx4 family monothiol glutaredoxin produces the protein MDNTETQSTVERIKQQIEENAILLYMKGSPKLPSCGFSAQASQALMSCGEPFAYVDILQNPDIRAELPKYANWPTFPQLWVDGELVGGCDIIIEMFQQNELQPLIKEVAEKNKQED, from the coding sequence ATGGATAATACTGAAACGCAATCCACTGTTGAACGAATTAAACAACAGATTGAAGAAAACGCTATTCTTCTATATATGAAAGGTTCACCTAAGCTTCCTAGCTGTGGTTTTTCTGCGCAAGCGTCTCAAGCGCTTATGTCGTGTGGCGAACCTTTTGCTTATGTAGATATTCTGCAAAACCCAGATATTCGTGCTGAATTGCCAAAGTACGCGAACTGGCCTACTTTTCCTCAATTATGGGTAGACGGTGAACTTGTGGGTGGCTGTGACATCATTATTGAAATGTTCCAGCAGAACGAATTACAGCCACTTATTAAAGAAGTTGCTGAAAAAAATAAGCAAGAAGACTAG